A single Gammaproteobacteria bacterium DNA region contains:
- the smc gene encoding chromosome segregation protein SMC codes for MRLRQLRLSGFKTFVDATALDLRRPLTAIVGPNGCGKSNLIDAVAWVLGESSARHLRAELISEVIFSGSRNRQPAGQAGVELLLDNNEGRLGGRFLSYREVSIRRQVDREGVSSYFLNGTRCRRRDITALLHGTGLGPRGYAIIEQGMVSRLIDAGPDALRAHVEETAGISKYREDRREAEGRIRRAKENILNLSYLQDEVNKQIKELERQAAQAKRYRQLCDRERQLQGELLALDWQRLKERFQSLHGACQELELAAEGERSRLRHLEAELDRVRQESAAFNRICDDLQGQFYRLHSEISRWEQNLKHGRERIAALEEESKRNKVLLAEEEAHCRAEQQELDSLEGQCRKLLPLREKRQRERERAQAALQETDRLLQEGQETCDRCSEKAGALTREEETARTRLEHLAARKREAERRSQELQGELRELDPRGHEVLLGQEREQLARVEREREELGSAERDTRRTLAKLRASVADLEQRLDKERAAHQEMHSALSSLQARQQAALGSDQEQVNQWLEETQLAAVQRLGERLQVAPRWRQAVELVLGRYLQAVESPSLEGVFPALDRLSAGVVGVYRLPCPAAPPDAKDNGLPPLLRYIETPEFPAGLLAGVFAAEHTEAALAARQRLQPGQSVVTPDGLWLGRDWLWLMRRRGDESILEREVERKRLQQDYAESRKRYRGLEEELAQLRCEAARQEAACQELRERLQVCQEAFGERHSRLAADRARRQQRQERAERIGRELEKLAAEGAAIGDEQEKLRQLLSSLQPRKEKLEQERERLLERRQRQRDELAAARQRWQASGDALHETDLQLESLNSRKESRQRALKRQQQAQQQLAVRYRELRADLEQARAPLAGWQERLQKGLEQRLQLERELQQGREKLTRQQESQQAQERQRAECENRLREQEAAVQQEQLAVGEARVRMEAAAERLTALDGVGTPEEVLSGLEEGADPALWQQRLDRIQRRIQQLGTVNLAAVEEHARLTERQQEQERQYEDLQRGLETLERAIRRIDREMRKRFQDTLEKLDGHLQDLFPRLFGGGQARLELIEPGQAESGVAIRARPPGKRGEAIHLLSGGEKALTAVALLFSIFRLNPAPLCLLDEVDAPLDDVNVGRFLELVRSMTDTVQFVFVTHNKISMEMADALLGVTMREPGISRIVSVDVGEAVELAATA; via the coding sequence ATGCGGTTACGCCAGCTTCGTTTGTCAGGCTTTAAGACCTTCGTAGATGCCACTGCCCTGGACTTGCGGCGCCCCCTGACCGCCATTGTCGGGCCCAACGGTTGCGGCAAGTCCAACTTGATAGACGCCGTGGCCTGGGTTCTGGGGGAGAGTTCCGCCCGCCACCTGCGCGCCGAACTCATCTCCGAGGTCATTTTTTCCGGTTCGCGCAACCGCCAGCCGGCCGGACAAGCTGGCGTCGAATTGCTCCTGGATAACAACGAGGGGCGCTTGGGGGGGCGTTTCCTCTCTTACCGGGAGGTCTCCATCCGGCGACAGGTGGACCGCGAGGGGGTTTCCAGTTATTTCCTGAACGGGACCCGTTGCCGCCGACGGGACATCACTGCCTTGCTGCACGGGACTGGCCTGGGACCGCGCGGTTACGCGATTATTGAACAGGGAATGGTCTCGCGCCTGATCGATGCCGGACCGGACGCATTGCGAGCGCATGTCGAGGAAACCGCCGGCATTTCCAAGTACCGGGAAGACCGCCGGGAGGCTGAGGGGCGCATCCGCAGAGCGAAGGAAAATATACTGAATTTAAGTTACTTACAAGATGAAGTGAATAAACAGATTAAAGAATTAGAGCGGCAGGCCGCGCAGGCGAAGCGCTATCGGCAATTGTGCGACCGGGAGCGGCAATTGCAAGGCGAATTGTTGGCACTGGACTGGCAACGGCTGAAAGAGCGGTTCCAGAGTTTGCACGGGGCCTGCCAGGAACTGGAACTTGCGGCCGAAGGCGAGCGCAGCCGTCTGCGCCATCTGGAGGCGGAACTGGACCGGGTGCGGCAGGAAAGCGCGGCTTTCAACCGGATTTGCGACGACTTGCAAGGGCAGTTCTACCGTCTGCACTCCGAGATTTCCCGCTGGGAGCAAAACCTAAAGCATGGCAGGGAGCGCATTGCGGCGCTGGAAGAGGAGTCGAAACGAAATAAGGTCCTGCTGGCGGAGGAAGAGGCGCATTGCCGGGCCGAACAGCAGGAACTTGATTCCCTGGAAGGCCAGTGCCGGAAATTGCTCCCTTTGCGGGAGAAGCGGCAGCGCGAGCGCGAGCGGGCGCAGGCGGCGCTACAGGAAACGGACCGTCTGTTGCAGGAAGGACAGGAAACCTGCGATCGTTGCAGCGAAAAGGCGGGCGCCCTGACGCGTGAGGAAGAGACAGCCCGTACTCGCTTGGAACATCTCGCCGCCCGCAAGCGTGAGGCCGAACGCCGTAGCCAGGAGCTCCAGGGAGAGCTTCGGGAACTCGATCCGCGGGGGCACGAGGTTCTCCTTGGTCAGGAACGGGAACAGCTGGCGCGGGTAGAGCGGGAGAGAGAAGAGCTGGGCTCCGCGGAGCGAGATACCCGCCGTACCCTGGCGAAATTGCGCGCCTCGGTCGCGGACCTGGAACAGCGCCTGGACAAGGAACGCGCCGCCCACCAGGAGATGCATTCCGCGCTGTCTTCCCTGCAGGCGCGTCAGCAGGCAGCGCTCGGCAGCGATCAGGAGCAGGTCAACCAGTGGCTGGAGGAGACGCAGCTCGCCGCCGTACAGCGCCTGGGCGAACGCTTGCAGGTGGCGCCCCGTTGGCGCCAGGCGGTGGAATTAGTGTTGGGAAGATACTTGCAGGCGGTGGAGTCGCCCAGCCTGGAAGGGGTGTTTCCAGCCCTGGATCGGTTGTCGGCGGGCGTGGTGGGCGTTTACCGATTGCCGTGCCCCGCCGCGCCCCCGGATGCGAAAGACAACGGGTTGCCTCCTTTGCTTCGCTACATAGAGACTCCGGAATTTCCCGCGGGCTTGCTTGCCGGCGTGTTCGCCGCCGAACATACGGAGGCGGCGCTGGCTGCGCGTCAGCGCCTGCAGCCGGGGCAAAGCGTCGTGACGCCAGATGGTCTTTGGTTGGGGCGCGACTGGTTATGGCTGATGCGCCGCCGCGGCGATGAAAGCATTTTGGAGCGGGAGGTCGAACGCAAGCGCTTGCAGCAAGACTATGCCGAGTCGCGGAAACGCTATCGCGGGCTGGAAGAGGAGTTGGCGCAGTTGCGTTGCGAGGCCGCGCGCCAGGAAGCCGCCTGCCAGGAATTGCGCGAGCGGCTGCAGGTTTGCCAGGAAGCCTTTGGCGAGCGACATTCTCGCCTGGCTGCCGACCGGGCCCGACGGCAGCAGCGCCAGGAACGCGCTGAGCGTATCGGGCGGGAACTCGAGAAGCTTGCGGCGGAAGGGGCCGCGATCGGAGACGAACAAGAAAAGCTGCGGCAACTATTGTCATCCCTGCAGCCGCGTAAGGAGAAGTTGGAGCAGGAACGCGAACGACTTTTAGAGCGTCGGCAACGGCAGCGGGACGAATTGGCGGCGGCGCGGCAGCGTTGGCAGGCGAGCGGCGATGCGTTGCACGAAACAGACCTGCAGTTGGAGTCATTGAACTCCCGAAAGGAGTCGCGGCAACGGGCCTTGAAGCGTCAGCAACAGGCGCAGCAACAGCTGGCGGTGCGCTACCGGGAGCTACGCGCCGATCTGGAGCAGGCCCGGGCTCCTCTGGCCGGCTGGCAGGAGCGGTTGCAAAAGGGGCTGGAGCAGCGCCTGCAATTGGAGCGGGAGTTGCAACAGGGGCGTGAGAAGTTGACTCGGCAGCAAGAGAGCCAGCAGGCGCAGGAGCGCCAGCGGGCAGAGTGCGAGAACCGCCTGCGCGAACAGGAGGCCGCGGTGCAGCAGGAGCAGCTCGCCGTCGGCGAAGCCCGGGTCCGCATGGAGGCGGCAGCAGAGCGGTTGACCGCGTTGGACGGCGTTGGCACCCCCGAAGAAGTCCTGTCCGGCCTGGAAGAGGGTGCCGATCCCGCGCTTTGGCAACAGCGCTTGGACAGAATACAGCGCCGAATCCAGCAGTTGGGCACGGTTAACCTGGCGGCGGTGGAAGAACATGCCCGGTTAACCGAGCGGCAGCAGGAGCAGGAGCGCCAGTACGAGGATCTGCAGCGTGGTCTGGAGACCTTGGAGCGCGCGATTCGTCGTATTGATCGGGAGATGCGGAAGCGCTTTCAAGATACCTTGGAGAAACTGGACGGGCACTTGCAAGACTTGTTCCCTCGTCTGTTCGGCGGCGGACAAGCGCGGTTGGAACTGATCGAACCCGGGCAGGCCGAGTCCGGGGTGGCGATCCGCGCCCGGCCTCCGGGAAAACGAGGGGAGGCGATCCACTTGTTGTCCGGAGGAGAAAAGGCTTTGACGGCGGTAGCTTTGCTCTTCTCCATCTTCCGTTTGAACCCTGCGCCGCTATGTTTGCTCGACGAGGTGGACGCGCCTCTGGACGATGTCAATGTTGGCCGCTTCCTGGAGTTGGTGCGCTCCATGACGGATACGGTGCAATTCGTTTTCGTTACCCACAATAAGATCAGCATGGAAATGGCCGATGCCCTGCTGGGAGTTACTATGCGGGAACCGGGCATTTCGCGCATCGTCTCTGTAGATGTCGGAGAGGCCGTCGAGCTGGCTGCCACGGCCTAG